Genomic segment of Oceanimonas sp. GK1:
TCCAACAGGCCGTCGGTAATGCCGCCAAAGGCCGACACCACCAGCATGCGCTGGTAATAACTATGCTGGTTGCGGTTATACAGCACGATATTGTCTCGCACCGCCTGATACTGGCTCATGGAGGTGCCGCCGATTTTTTCTACTGTATGTGACACTCTGTGGTTCTCCCGTTCCCTGATCTGAATGTTTGATATTTTTGAGCGCACATTTTCAATGGGCTTGGGTTTTGCCCTGCCCAGTGAAAATGTCCGGTACGGGGGCCTGAGCCCCCGTATTGATCTCAGCCTTCCGCTGCTTCCGTTTCCAGCGGGTAGACGCCGTCGGCGTCGTGCACTTCCTTGCCGGTGAGCGGCGGGTTGAACACACAGGCCATCTTCATGTCCTCACTGCCGCCACGCAGCAGATGCTCGTCATGCTGGTCGAGAATATAGAGGGTGCCCGCTTCAATGGGATAAATCTTGCCGGTGGCCAGGTCTTCAATTTCGCCGTTACCGCTCATGCAGTACACCGACTCCAGGTGATTCTGGTAGTGGATGTGGGTCTCGGTGTTGGCATAGATGGTGGTGATGTGAAACGAAAAGCCCATCTTGTCGTCTTTGAGCAGCATGCGGGTGCTGTCCCAGGTGCCGGTTTCGGACTCGACGCGGCGTTCGGTTTTCTCACAGTCGGCAAGGGTACGTACTATCATGGTATTTCCTTTAGTTTGTTCGGTATTTGCGACCCCGCCATGGCGGGGCCGTATTGTCACATTTCAAGGCGGTAATGCAGGCTTACGACGCTTTTTTCAGGCGTTTGGCGGCCACCTCAACAATGGCCTGCTCCAGCCAGTCCAGCCCCTGGGTCAGCTCGGCTTCGGTAATGATGAGCGGGCACAGGCACTTGACCACTTCGTCATCGGGGCCGGCGGTTTCAATCACCAGGCCCCGCTCAAAGGCACGGCTGGTAATGTCATCGGCAATGTCGCCGTTAACGCAGGCAATGCCCTGCATCAGGCCGCGCCCCTTCACCCGCTCAAACAACTGCGGGTACTTGTCGACCAGCGTTTGCAGGCGGCGGGTGACCAGTTCGCCCTTGGCTCGGACACCGGCGGCAAAGTCATCATCCTGCCAGAAGGTTTCCAGCGCCTTGCGAGCGGTAATAAAGGCATGGTTGTTGCCCCGGAAGGTGCCGTTGTGCTCACCCGGCTCCCACTGATCCAGATCCGGACGCAGCAGCACCAGCGCAAAGGGCAGGCCCATGCCGCTCAGGGACTTGGACAGGGTAATGATGTCCGGCTTGATGCCGGCCGGCTCAAAGCTGAAGAAGGTGCCGGTACGGCCGCAGCCGGCCTGAATGTCATCGGCAATCAACAGAATGTCGTGCTTGCGGCAGATTTTTTCCAGACGCTGCAGCCAGGTCACGGAGGCGGCGTTCAGACCGCCTTCACCCTGCACCACTTCAAACAACACGGCGGCAGGCTTGTCGAGGCCGCTGGAGTTGTCGTTCAACATGGCTTCAAACAGAACCAGGCTGTCTTCGCCGGTGCCGGCGTAACCGTCGTAGGGCAGACGGGTCACGTTGGCCAGCACGGTGCCGGCGCCACCGCGGTGGTGCTGGTTGCCGGTGGCGGCCAGGGCCCCCAGGCTCACGCCATGGAACCCATTGGTAAAGGCCACGATGTTTTCACGGCCGGTGACCTTGCGCGCCAGTTTCATGGCCGCTTCCACCGCGTTGGTGCCGGTGGGGCCGGTGAACTGGGCCACGTGATCCAGACCACGGGGCTTGAGAATGATGCTTTGCAGCGCGCTCAGAAACTGCGCCTTGGCATCGGTGTGCATGTCCAGGCCATGGGCAATGCCGTCACGCTGAATGTACTCGATCAGCGCTTCCTTCAGGGCCGGATGGTTGTGGCCATAGTTGAGGGTGCCGGCACCGGCCAGAAAGTCCAGGTAACGCTTGCCGCTGCTGTCGTGCAGCCATACGCCGCGGGCCTGGTCAAAAATCACCGGAAACGAGCGGGCATAGGTTTGTACACTGGATTCCATTACGTCAAAAATACTCATCACGACTCCTTAAAGTCCGAGTTCAAATCGTTAAATGCGGAAAATGCGCGAAAAAGAGGCTCAGGCGAGCGGAATGCGATAGAGGATCTCGCTTTTGCTGTCGCCGCCGAAGTGACGCTCCTGGTCGAACAGCACATGGCGTGCGCCCTGACTGGCGCCCCGATCCCGGGCCACGCTTTCAAACAGCCCCCAGGACGCGGCATTGTCGGGCGTGATGGTGGTTTCAATACGGCGCACGCCCTGGCAGGCCTCGGCGTCGAGCAGGTTGTCGAGCAGGCGACGGGCCAGCCCCTCTCCGCGGGCGCGTTTATCTATGGCTACCTGCCACACGAACAGGGTGTCCGGCTCGGTGGGCTTGCGGTAGGCAGAGATAAACCCCAGCAGGGTGCCGTCGTCTTCGTCTTCGGCCAGCATGCAGGTGTCGGCAAAGTGCGAGCACTGCAGCAGGTTGCAATAGGTGGAATTGGTATCCAGGGGTTTGCAACGGTCAATCAGCAGATTGACGTTACGACCGTCCGTGGCATTGGGATGTCGCAACACAAGTTGTAGGTCAACGGTGGTATCCATAATGTATGGCTCTACTCTCTTTTGGTTAGTGAGCTAATCAAAAAATCCTTTATTAACCTAACAAAACATCAATCAATTGCAAGGCGAACTGTGTGAATTTAATTTGAACCACATACATTATTACCGCAACCGGGCATGGGGATCCCGCCCGGCAGACAGGCCCCCTCATTCCCTTTAATCCCCTGCCACCAAAGGCCTGAACGGCACCCACCCCTGCAAAGGGGAATGCCGACCAGCGGCACATTGCACCGCGATAAATTTTGTCACACCATGGTATTAACAGGGCCACCAAAACACTCGCCGCAGGCCCTCCATTCTCTTTTCACCGCTCGTCACCAACCCGCAACCTCACCCGGCACCACCCCTCCACCTGACTTTCCACCGAGCCACACCCACGCCCCAGCATTACTCACAACCCGAATCAATCAACATCATGACCACAGCACCGACAAACTCATTAGATCACTAAACAGAAGACTAAGATCCTTTTCAGGGCGATAATTTGAAAGCGAACGATTGGCGGGGTATCCTTGACGCCCTTGTTCACGTTTCGCTCACCCTTGGCATTCCCACGGTACCCTCATGCTCAAACACCTTACCGCCCTGCTGTTATTGTGCTTTTCCTGGCCGCTGCTCGCCGCCGAGCCCGCTCCCGAGCCAGGCGAGGCCACCGAAGAAGTGCGTACCCGGCTCACGCCCTTTATGGAGCGGTACATGCTCGACGAGCTGAAGGCGCTGCGCACCGAAATGGCCCAGTTCCGCGTCAACGTAAAGGAAGAGGTGGTACAAAAGGAGCTGGGCGTGGCCGACAAGGCCATGAGCTACGCCAATATCACGGTGACCTATTTTTTCTACCTGCTGGCGGGGGCGGCCTCGGTGCTGGCCATAGTAGGCTGGCAGTCGCTGCGCGAGCTTAAGAAATCGGCCCGGGAGTACGTGGAAACCCAGATGAAGCAGATCACTGACAACTACGAACGCAAGCTGCGACAGATTGAGCGTGAACTGCAGAGAAAAACCAAAGTCATCGCGGAAAAC
This window contains:
- the ectB gene encoding diaminobutyrate--2-oxoglutarate transaminase produces the protein MSIFDVMESSVQTYARSFPVIFDQARGVWLHDSSGKRYLDFLAGAGTLNYGHNHPALKEALIEYIQRDGIAHGLDMHTDAKAQFLSALQSIILKPRGLDHVAQFTGPTGTNAVEAAMKLARKVTGRENIVAFTNGFHGVSLGALAATGNQHHRGGAGTVLANVTRLPYDGYAGTGEDSLVLFEAMLNDNSSGLDKPAAVLFEVVQGEGGLNAASVTWLQRLEKICRKHDILLIADDIQAGCGRTGTFFSFEPAGIKPDIITLSKSLSGMGLPFALVLLRPDLDQWEPGEHNGTFRGNNHAFITARKALETFWQDDDFAAGVRAKGELVTRRLQTLVDKYPQLFERVKGRGLMQGIACVNGDIADDITSRAFERGLVIETAGPDDEVVKCLCPLIITEAELTQGLDWLEQAIVEVAAKRLKKAS
- a CDS encoding tetratricopeptide repeat protein, producing MLKHLTALLLLCFSWPLLAAEPAPEPGEATEEVRTRLTPFMERYMLDELKALRTEMAQFRVNVKEEVVQKELGVADKAMSYANITVTYFFYLLAGAASVLAIVGWQSLRELKKSAREYVETQMKQITDNYERKLRQIERELQRKTKVIAENYREIERFQEVHGLWLRASQEQSPQAKMEIYDQILHIKPGDLDALTHKADAALMMNERQWALSLCNRVMQVDPQNAHALYQRACANAGMGHEEQALSDLELAVANNVHLRHVAAEDEEFEPLRQHPRFLELTTDALEPAQ
- the ectA gene encoding diaminobutyrate acetyltransferase, producing MDTTVDLQLVLRHPNATDGRNVNLLIDRCKPLDTNSTYCNLLQCSHFADTCMLAEDEDDGTLLGFISAYRKPTEPDTLFVWQVAIDKRARGEGLARRLLDNLLDAEACQGVRRIETTITPDNAASWGLFESVARDRGASQGARHVLFDQERHFGGDSKSEILYRIPLA
- a CDS encoding ectoine synthase, translating into MIVRTLADCEKTERRVESETGTWDSTRMLLKDDKMGFSFHITTIYANTETHIHYQNHLESVYCMSGNGEIEDLATGKIYPIEAGTLYILDQHDEHLLRGGSEDMKMACVFNPPLTGKEVHDADGVYPLETEAAEG